One window of the Mixophyes fleayi isolate aMixFle1 chromosome 6, aMixFle1.hap1, whole genome shotgun sequence genome contains the following:
- the HM13 gene encoding signal peptide peptidase isoform X2, with protein sequence MAELEPAALHNETDTAGNGTARLANSLEGTALAYGSLLGMALLPIFFGALRSVSCARGKNPSDMPETITSRDAARFPIIASCTLFGLYIFFKIFSQEYINLLLSMYFFVLGVLALAHTISPAMNRLFPENFPNKQYQLLFTQGSGESKEEIVNYEFDTRDLVCLLLSGVVGVWYVLKKHWIANNLFGLAFALNGVELLHLNNVSTGCILLGGLFVYDIFWVFGTNVMVTVAKSFEAPIKLVFPQDLLERGLEASNFAMLGLGDIVIPGIFIALLLRFDISLKKNSHTYFYTSFLAYIFGLAVTIFVMHTFKHAQPALLYLVPACIGFPLLVALVKGEITEMFRYEEQPKNTSTDHKDETEKKED encoded by the exons ATGGCGGAGCTGGAGCCCGCGGCTCTGCATAATGAGACAGATACTGCCGGGAATGGCACGGCGAGGCTGGCGAACTCTCTGGAGGGGACTGCGCTGGCGTACGGGAGTCTGCTGGGGATGGCACTGCTGCCCATCTTCTTCGGGGCATTGAGGAGCGTCAGCTGCGCCCGGGGCAAG AATCCATCAGACATGCCTGAAACTATAACCAGTAGAGATGCTGCCCGGTTTCCAATCATCGCCAGCTGCACCCTATTTGGGTTGTATATCTTTTTTAAA ATCTTCTCCCAGGAGTATATCAACCTTCTGCTCTCCATGTATTTCTTCGTCCTGGGAGTGCTAGCTCTTGCACACACAATAAG TCCAGCCATGAACAGACTGTTCCCAGAAAACTTCCCAAATAAACAGTATCAGCTGCTCTTTACTCAAGGCTCTGGGGAGAGTAAGGAAG AGATTGTGAACTACGAGTTTGATACCCGGGACCTGGTCTGTCTGCTTCTCAGTGGGGTGGTCGGGGTCTGGTACGTCCTGAAGAAG CACTGGATTGCCAATAACCTCTTTGGTTTGGCATTTGCTCTAAATGGGGTGGAGCTTCTGCATCTTAACAATGTCAGTACCGGTTGCATCCTGCTAGGGGGGCTCTTCGTCTACGACATCTTCTGG GTGTTTGGAACCAATGTCATGGTGACTGTGGCCAAGTCTTTTGAGGCACCAATAAAAT TGGTCTTCCCTCAGGACCTGTTGGAGAGGGGACTTGAAGCCAGTAACTTTGCCATGTTGGGACTTGGTGATATTGTCATTCCAG GTATCTTCATCGCATTGTTACTCCGTTTTGACATCAG CTTGAAGAAGAATTCTCACACGTATTTCTACACCAGCTTTTTGGCATACATCTTTGGATTGGCTGTGACTATCTTTGTGATGCACACCTTCAAACATGCTCAG CCAGCGCTCCTTTATCTAGTCCCAGCCTGTATTGGGTTTCCTCTGCTTGTGGCCCTGGTGAAAGGAGAGATTACAGAGATGTTCAG ATACGAGGAGCAACCGAAGAACACATCCACAGACCATAAGGAtgagacagaaaaaaaagaggacTGA
- the HM13 gene encoding signal peptide peptidase isoform X1 — protein sequence MAELEPAALHNETDTAGNGTARLANSLEGTALAYGSLLGMALLPIFFGALRSVSCARGKNPSDMPETITSRDAARFPIIASCTLFGLYIFFKIFSQEYINLLLSMYFFVLGVLALAHTISPAMNRLFPENFPNKQYQLLFTQGSGESKEEIVNYEFDTRDLVCLLLSGVVGVWYVLKKHWIANNLFGLAFALNGVELLHLNNVSTGCILLGGLFVYDIFWVFGTNVMVTVAKSFEAPIKLVFPQDLLERGLEASNFAMLGLGDIVIPGIFIALLLRFDISLKKNSHTYFYTSFLAYIFGLAVTIFVMHTFKHAQPALLYLVPACIGFPLLVALVKGEITEMFSYESSAEILPHTPRLSHFPVVSGSPASLAESMQQKSCSPRRRRHLNPSSM from the exons ATGGCGGAGCTGGAGCCCGCGGCTCTGCATAATGAGACAGATACTGCCGGGAATGGCACGGCGAGGCTGGCGAACTCTCTGGAGGGGACTGCGCTGGCGTACGGGAGTCTGCTGGGGATGGCACTGCTGCCCATCTTCTTCGGGGCATTGAGGAGCGTCAGCTGCGCCCGGGGCAAG AATCCATCAGACATGCCTGAAACTATAACCAGTAGAGATGCTGCCCGGTTTCCAATCATCGCCAGCTGCACCCTATTTGGGTTGTATATCTTTTTTAAA ATCTTCTCCCAGGAGTATATCAACCTTCTGCTCTCCATGTATTTCTTCGTCCTGGGAGTGCTAGCTCTTGCACACACAATAAG TCCAGCCATGAACAGACTGTTCCCAGAAAACTTCCCAAATAAACAGTATCAGCTGCTCTTTACTCAAGGCTCTGGGGAGAGTAAGGAAG AGATTGTGAACTACGAGTTTGATACCCGGGACCTGGTCTGTCTGCTTCTCAGTGGGGTGGTCGGGGTCTGGTACGTCCTGAAGAAG CACTGGATTGCCAATAACCTCTTTGGTTTGGCATTTGCTCTAAATGGGGTGGAGCTTCTGCATCTTAACAATGTCAGTACCGGTTGCATCCTGCTAGGGGGGCTCTTCGTCTACGACATCTTCTGG GTGTTTGGAACCAATGTCATGGTGACTGTGGCCAAGTCTTTTGAGGCACCAATAAAAT TGGTCTTCCCTCAGGACCTGTTGGAGAGGGGACTTGAAGCCAGTAACTTTGCCATGTTGGGACTTGGTGATATTGTCATTCCAG GTATCTTCATCGCATTGTTACTCCGTTTTGACATCAG CTTGAAGAAGAATTCTCACACGTATTTCTACACCAGCTTTTTGGCATACATCTTTGGATTGGCTGTGACTATCTTTGTGATGCACACCTTCAAACATGCTCAG CCAGCGCTCCTTTATCTAGTCCCAGCCTGTATTGGGTTTCCTCTGCTTGTGGCCCTGGTGAAAGGAGAGATTACAGAGATGTTCAG CTATGAGTCCTCTGCGGAAATTCTACCTCACACTCCACGCCTCTCTCACTTTCCGGTGGTTTCTGGATCTCCTGCTAGCCTGGCTGAATCCATGCAACAAAAATCCTGTTCCCCCCGCCGCAGGCGGCACCTGAACCCCAGCTCCATGTGA